The DNA window ACTTCTTTCTCCTCCAGAAATGATCAGACATTATCAaagtctcaattctgagataaaatctgtattcagtgaagacttaaccattactgagataggagatggcggttggtgctgatgagattctatgtaaatagaagaggggggagctagaggccgAGGGGGGGAGCTAGAGTCCGAGGGGGGGGGAAGCTAgaggccgaggggggggggggggggaagctagaggccgaggggggggggggggaagctagAGGCCGAGGGGGGGGGGAAGCTAGAGGCCGAGGGGGGGGGAAGCTAGAGGCCGAGGGGGTAGGGGGGAGCCAGAGGccgaggggggagctagaggcagacctcTGCCCCTCCTTTATCTTCTATCTACACagaagatggcagttggtgctgagattctatgtaaatagaagaggggggagctagaggccgAGGGGGGGAAGCTAGAGGCCGAGGGGGGGAAGCTAGAGGCCGAGGGGGGGAAGCTAGAGGCCGAGGGGGGGAAGCTAGAGGCCGAGGGGGtagggaggagccagaggccgaggggggagctagaggcagacctcTGCCCCTCCTttatcttctatctacatagaagatggcagttggtgctgagatTCTATGTACATAGAAGAGGGAGGATGGAGAAgaactctgcctccagctcccccctctgcctccagctccccccccctctgccacaccAGATCCCCCCCCCCTGCCACACCAGAtccccccccctctgccacaccagatccccccccccctctgccacaccagatcccccccccctctgccacaccagatcccccccccctctgccacaccagatcccccccccctctgccacaccagatccccccccctctgccacaccagatcccccccccctctgccaccAGCTTCCCCCCCTCCTCTGCCACCAGCTTTCCCCCCCCTCCTCTGCCACCAGCTTTCCccccctcctctgcctccagctcccccctctgcctccagctccccccccctctgccacaccAGATCCCCCCCCCTGCCACACCAgatcccccccccctctgccacaccagatccccccccccctctgccacaccagatcccccccccctctgccacaccagatccccccccccctctgccacaccagatccccccccccctctgccacaccagatccccccccctctgccacaccagatcccccccccctctgccacaccagatccccccccctctgccacaccagatcccccccccctctgccaccAGCTTCCCCCCCTCCTCTGCCACCAGCTTTCCCCCCCTCCTCTGCCACCAGCTTTCCCCCCCTCCTCTGCCACCAGCTTTCCCCCCCTCCTCTGCCACCAGCTTTCCCCCCCTCCTCTGCCAccagcttcccccccccctcctctgccaccagctttcccccccccctcctctgccaccagctttccccccccctcctctgccaccagcttcccccccccctcctctgccACCAGCTCCCCCCCCTCCTCTGCCACcagctccccccccctcctctgccACCAGCTTCCCCCCCTCCTCTGCCACCAGCTTCCCCCCCTCCTCTGCCACCAGCTTCCCCCCCCCTCTGCCAccagcttccccccccccctctgccaccAGTTTCCCACCAGCTtccccctcttctatctacatagaatctcatcagcaccggccaccatctcctatctcagtaataggaaagtcttcactgaatacagattttacctcagaattgagaattttgataatgcctGATCAAttctggaggagaaagaagcagatttctctgataagattattacaaagctgcttatGTCCATGTGGACTattcatttattaaataaaaattaaaacaatggttaggCTTTAAGTGATTTCTGGACAATTTTGTGTATTAGAGATATTATCCCACTGAAAGAGGTCATAGCCATTGGGGAACACCGCAGCCATGAAGGGGGTGCAGTGTCAGTGGGGGGTACGTGTCCCATGCACATGATGCCAGGAGTCGCTCACATCTTAAATTTGTTGTCCATATTTTCTGCTTCCAACTCCTCAACTTCAAGAGCCGACTGTCAGCATTATCTCTCCCATCCTCACAGGAGCCTTGTCCATGCTACGCTCTTCATctgttaggccacgtgcacatgggGAGGATTTgaggaggtttttacctcagtatttgtaacctaaatccaggagtgggtgataaatacagaagtggggccatgtttctattgtacttttcctctgattgttccactcatggttttggctacaaatcctgaggtaaaaaacctcactAAATTGTCAATGTGTGCACAGGACCCAACTGTGTATGTTCTGTGCTCAGTCCCATAGTCAATGAATTGAGGTGTGATTGCTCCTACATGACCATTGCTCAGTATAAGCAGAGGATCACAAATCCCCATTCTTGGGATCGCTGTAGGCCTGAGAGGTCAGACACTTCTAACCCACCAGGACGAGGGCCCCATATCCCCTGGATTATCCGGCCTGGCCATGTGATGAGGCACCAGGCCAGCTAACCAAAAACTGAGCCAGCAGGTCAAGAGGCCGTCATGGCTTCCGTCTGACAGCAACAAATTACAGATGAGGCCGCCAAACCCAGTCCTGACAATCCATTTACAccgacatatacatacatatatatatatccctcaatCACGTATCATCATGCTTTCCGCAGCCGCTCCTGCACTTCACACAGGCTCGCTCTTAGAATGGATAATATTCCTCTAGAGACAGTTTCCATGACAATGCACGAAGCAAAAgagagtaaaaaaatcaaatatctGCATTAAAAAAAAAGCGATTAACGGAAAGATTTTACCAGGTAATTCTGGCTTATTCCCCAGATGATGAAATGTTCTGCAGGTTTCTGATTCATGTATTTTAATTCCTCCAAATTTccaaatttattcacttatatagtgccattaattccacagcgctttacatacatcagcaacgctgtccccattggggctcacaacctaaaatccggatcagtatgtctttggagtgtgggaggaaaccggagaacccggaggaaacccctgGAGCACTTCAGACAGTCAGAGGTCCCGACTGGCTACAGAATTCACATGTTCCAAGCAGGAAAAAAACAAAGTGTACTGAACAACTCCATAAAGAACGTGCGCGCAGCCCCCCCCGGTCAACAACGTGCGCGCAGTTCCCCCCCCCGTTCAACAATAAGCACGCAGCCCCCCCCGTTCAACAACGTGcgcgcagcccccccccccccggtcaacAATGTGCGCGCAGCCCCCCCCGTTCAACAATGTGCACGCAGCCCCCCCCCCCGTTCAACAATGTGCACGCAGCCCCCCCCCCCGTTCAacaacgtgcgcacagcccctCCCCCCCCTTCAACAGAGTAAATAGAACTCTGGACTTCTTACACGATAGGATATCGCCATGATGCATACTGCCCCGGTGTGGGATCGGTGGGGGGCACATGATGCATACTGCCCCGGTGTGGGATCGGTGGGGGGCACATGATGCATACTGCCCCGGTGTGGGATCGGTGGGGGGCACATGATGCATACTGCCCCGGTGTGGGATCGGTGGGGGGCACATGATGCATACTGCCCCGGTGTGGGATCGGTGGGGGGCACATGATGCATACTGCCCCGGTGTGGGATCGGTGGGGGGAACATGATGCATACTGCCCCGGTGTGGGATCGGTGGGGGGCACATGATGCATACTGCCCCGGTGTGGGATCGGTGGGGGGGCACATGATGCATACTGCCCCGGTGTGGGATCGGTGGGGGGCACATGATGCATACTGCCCCGGTGTGGGATCGGTGGGGGGCACATGATGCATACTGGCCCGGTGTGGGATCGGTGGGGGGCACATGATGCATACTGGCCCGGTGTGGGATCGGTGGGGGGCACATGATGCATACTGCCCCGGTGTGGGATCGGTGGGGGGCACATGATGCATACTGCCCCGGTGTGGGATCGGTGGGGGGCACATGATGCATACTGCCCCGGTGTGGGATCGGTGGGGGGCACATGATGCATACTGCCCCGGTGTGGGATCGGTGGGGGGCACATGATGCATACTGCCCCGGTGTGGGATCGGTGGGGGGCACATGATGCATACTGCCCCGGTGTGGGATCGGTGGAGGGCACATGATGCATACTGCCCCGGTGTGGGATCGGTGGAGGGCACTTGATGCATACTGCCCCGGTGTGGGATCGGTGGGGGGCACATGATGCATACTGCCCCGGTGTGGGATCGGTGGGGGGCACATGATGCATACTGCCCCGGTGTGGGATCGGTGGGGGGCACATGATGCATACTGCCCCGGTGTGGGATCGGTGGGGGGCACATGATGCATACTGCCCCGGTGTGGGATCGGTGGGGGGCACTTGATGCATACTGCCCCGGTGTGGGATCGGTGGGGGGCACATGATGCATACTGCCCCGGTGTGGGATCGGTGGGGGGCACATGATGCATACTGCCCCAGTGTGGGATCGGTGGGGGGCACATGATGCATACGATGTGGGAACGTGCACAGAGGCCCTCCGATTAAAGATGGAAGTACACAATGACATCCCATAATTGTTCCCCTCTTTTCTCCCTCCTTCACCAAATCttttcctccttctagacctgctcTACAAATATCTATCTTATATATAACATAGTAGCAGATTTTATTTACATAAAGCTGGAAAGCCCCTTTAAGACCAGGGCTCCATAGACTACAGCAGTCATGTGGGCGGCCTGTGTGACATATAAATCACATGACACAGACCGGCCTCCAGCTAGGAAAGTCACATGACCACTTCCTCTTCCTATAGTTTCCAGGAAACATGAGACGTTAATACGATCTAGTCATCCACTCACTACAATAATATCCGTGGTGGTGACCAATCAGCTTTCATTTTACTACAGCAGGGTGGAAGTAGTAAGCAGTGATTTGATTGGTTGCTTAGGTTAACCAATAGGATTAGAGAGTTCAGTCTCCTGATACAGTGCAGCCAATCAGATTCCAGCTTTTTACTTTACTACAAAAGGGTGGAGTAAACAAGATGTAATCCGATTGGCTGATATCAACAAACTGAAACATTTTTGttggcaaccaatcagattccagcttTAATTCTAATATTGTTGGGGAAGGAAGAGAGCAGTGATCTGATTGGTTGATAGGGGTAACCGCTTAGATCAGATTTGCAGCAGACGGAATCGCTCGTATAAGACGATCAGATCTGTCATATGTCGCTACATGGAGGAGATCCCACCCCAGCAGCGCCCGACTCACCCGAACAGCCCGGAGAAGAAGGACTGAGAAGACTTGATTTTCTTATCGGCCTCGGCCAGCAGCTGCatggcctccttctccttcccggaGTTGTCCATAGCGGCGGGGGATCACCGGGATGGCGGTAGCTGAGCAGGCCGGGGATCACGGGGCACCAGCAGGTGACAGTCACCAGAGAAAATCCCAGAGATGAGCTCCGAGGAGGGAGCAGACAGCTCAGTGACGGGGATGCTGACACAGCGCCACTTCCGCCCACACTGATCACCTGACCCGAGGCGACGTCACTTCCGCTCGCAGAGGTCAGCTGATGCCGAGGGCACGTGACAGGTTTAAATCCCCCGCAGCGCGCGGGGAGAGCGGACACATTCACAAGGCGGCAGGTGACGAGCGGCCGGAGAGGGATACAGCACAGCAGGTGAGGCTGGGCatggagctgcagtgtaaagcatggaggagaggAAACCAGCTCCTTACAGGGGTCGTGTGTTCCCCCCAAAACCAAACAAATATAGGAAGAGATATGGTAAAGGTAATGAGCATCCTGGCCTCCTGTCACCCCTGTACATCCAGTACGCCTGGAAGAAATCATGTCCAATCCATTGGTGTCTTGTGATTGGCTGCATCGCAGTGTCATCAGAGGCCCAAATGACCTCCACTGCAGCAGGGGCCCATGTGATCGGCTACAGCGCCATCAGAGGCCCATCTGACTTCTACTGCAGCCGGTGGTccaggtgattggctgcagcgcagcATCAACAGAGACACATCTGACCGCCACTGCAGCTGGAGCCCATGTGATCGGCTACAGCGCCATCAGAGGCCCATCTGACTTCTACTGCAGCCGGTGGTccaggtgattggctgcagcgcagcATCAACAGAGACACATCTGACCGCCACTGCAGCAGGGGCCCATGTGATTGGCTGGAGCGCCATCAGAGGCCCATCTGACTTCTACTGCAGCCGGTGGAccaggtgattggctgcagcgcagcATCAACAGAGACACATCTGACCGCCACTGCAGCTGGAGCCCATGTGATCGGCTACAGCGCCATCAGAGGCCCATCTGACTTCTACTGCAGCCGGTGGAccaggtgattggctgcagcgcagcATCAACAGAGACACATCTGACCTCCACTGCAGCAGGGGCCCATGTGATCGGCTGGAGCGCCATCAGAGGCCCATCTGACTTCTACTGCAGCCGGTGGAccaggtgattggctgcagcggagcATCAACAGAGACACATCTGACCTCCACTGCAGCAGGGGCCCATGTGATTGGCTGGAGCGCCATCAGAGACACATCTGACCTCTTCTGCAGCTGGGGcccatgtgattggttgcagtgtcaTTGTAGGCCCATCTGATGTCCACTTCAGCTGATTGCCTGCAATGCCATCAGAGGCACATCTGACCTCCACTGCAGTTGGTTATtcaggtgattggctgcagcgcagcATCAACGGAGGCCCATCTGACCTCCACTGCAGCCAAGGGCCCATGTGACTAACTGCAGCAGCACCTCTGACCTCCACTGAAGCTGGGGGTTCATGTGATTGTCTGCAATGTCAACAGAGGCCCATCAGACCTCCACTGCAGCCAAAGGtccatgtgattggctgcagtgtcatACTATTCTCCTTCATTagacatatcattgatgcagccTCTGTGGCTGCACAGGGGCCTGAGAGGTCAGGGAGCGCATTTCTCCTGCCTGGACAGCAGGTGGCGTTGTGCATTATTATAGGACTGTAAAGAGCctgtatattgttcttgtacagaGGCCTCTTCTGTTTATATCCGCCAGTAACTCTGAAAATAAATCTGCCAGAGTAGTAGGTGGAaatggaacaacccctttaagttgccTACGTAATCAAGTGGATCAGCCTTGTGATCGGTGATTTCCCCCATTTATACAATCCGTTATATGTTAATAGTGAATGAACCTCACATATTGATCTGACTGAGTGACCCCAATACTGTTCAGGATCATTGGTCCCATCAGTCCTTGTTCACTGTGAGGTTGAATATAGAGGAATATACTGATCGTCATTTTCCATTTACAGATCTCCAAATCGCTGCACAGAGGTGAGGGATTGCACCAGGAGCACAGCTCTGGATCGGTGAGTGCTCCGTAGATTGGGATCAGCTGGTAAACTGATTCACTCATCAGCCTTGGGGGTCTGCAGAGGAGCAGTGAGGGTGGAATCCCCCTGCGTGCTCTGATACAGAGTGGGGAGATGTATAAAACTAGGCaggaaaaaaactgcatcaaactTCAGTGTTGCACAAAATGCAAAAGATGAGATGCTACAGGTTGGACAAAGACCCGTCTGAAGTCGTCACTTTGTTCTGATGGGGTCGTGCCCCCCCCCTCTCTGCATTGTAGGGCCACCCATCCAGGACTGACTTAGTCTGCAAAGTCTCGGCTTAGCAGAGAGCTGGAGTGTTTTGCttcaatattttaatttttttttttttatcttttttgttggactcaaagatctaagattttttattttttttttttatttatttattttttttttccccctcaaagATTCACAAATTTGGTTAAATCTGTGTTCGTGATCGCTTCCACTCTGTGGAGataatccacctcacaggtgcggcatatcaagaagcgatcagacagcatgattattgcacaggtgtgccttaggctggccacaatcacTTTACAATGTGCACTtttgtcacacaacacaatgcctcagaagttttgagggagcgtgcagttGGCTGGTGACTGCAGGAAtggccaccagagctgttgcccatgaattgaatgttcatttctctaccataatccGTCTCCAAAGGCCTTCCAGAGAATTTTGGCATAATATCCAACCGGCCTCACCACCACAGACCACGTGTGATCACACCAGTCCAtgtcctccacatccagcatcttcacctcccaaGGTCATCTGAGACCGGCGCCCCGGACAGTGGCTACAACAATCTGTGCATAACTAAAAAATCTCTGCACAAACTGTTAGACACCATTCAGGGAAGCTCCTctgctgctcgtcgtcctcatcagggGTCTTCACCTCACTGTTGCTCATTTTTGTAACCGACTTGAGTTGGCGAATGCTCACTGGTGGCATCTGGCACTTGGAGATGTTTCTCTTCCCAGATGAATCCTGGTTTTCATTGTAGAAGATGGATGAcactggcaaatggtggtcacaccagatacggactggttttctgaccctttcaatactgtaaaactgcaaatTTTAAAGTGGCCTCTTATTGTtgccagcttaaggcacacctgtgcaataatcatgctatccagcctaaggcgcacctgtgtaatactcatgctgtctaatcagcatcttaataTCCCAGacctgtgagatggatggattatctTCGCAAAGGAGAAGCACTCGCTAACAGATgtacacaaatttgtgaacaatatttgagaaaaaggccttttgttaaTAAAGCCTtagatcttaagggtgctttacacgctgcgacatcggtagcaatctcgttatctgcgatctggcgtatcACATcgctaagatttgccgagatcgcacacagGTCACTTTTGTagcgccagtcacatgtgcgatctcggcaaatcgtatgtgcgatctggcgtgtcacatcgctaacgagattgctaccgatgtcgcagcgtgtaaagcagtcttaagaTCTAAGGCTTTAttaacaaaaggcctttttctcaaatattattcacaaatttcTGTACATCTGTgagtgagttcagctcatgaaaaataagagcaaaaacgtgtgttgtgtgtgtgtgtgtgtatgtttcgtttttttttattttatttttttgctgagtaTATAAACCAGCAACTTTGTAATGTCTCTTATTAAAAATCCCTCTCCATTCTCAGGAATTAAAACTTTAATTCTATTGTGCACTGCTTGTTGTCTTGGTTACCGACCACCTGACAATTATCATTAGTGGCCAACTTCTtgggcttgtaagcgctgctctgaaacGGTCGGTTTCACTGTCCCTGCACTTTTCTGATGCTGCAGATGTAAAGTTGCTTCTGGTTTCAACATTACCGGAGAACACACTAACTATCAATCATCAGGAGCGCCTCACTCCCAACCCCCCAGAGAGCAGTAAGACAGAGGAGCAGCAGCTCCTGAATCCATATGTTAAAAATGGCTCTTTAAAGGGTTCTACCAATCCACTCGCTTGCGGATCAAGAGCTGAGGAGCATCAGTGACGCCTTGTTGACCTGTACGTGCCAGAACATGGCCGACTAGTATCATGTTCTTGTACACACCTGTCAACGTGACATCATATGGACGTCCGTGGGACTGGCGTATACCCTGTAAAGCTCCCTGACTTCAGTAGGTCTCCATGTCCATGTAGAGCCATCTTCTGTACTATTTTCATCAGTATATGAGTAAGGTTTCACATTGTGACTGACTAATCTCTCTTGTTTTTCCAGATAAAACCATCCGTTAGAAGTCGCACCTGTAAGATGGCGTCCGGTTTAAATACCACAATACGTCGTAAGAGGGAAAAGGTTTCCAGCCTTGAGATGACTTCTTCCAGCTTGTCCGTGGACCACTGTAAATCTAAGCTGTGGAGCTACTACACCAAGCTGGGCGATGCCTACGTGGAGTGTAAGGTCTGCAAGAAACAGCTGTCATTCCATAATAGCACCACCACCATGAGGGAGCACCTGGTGAGGAGCCACAGCCTCCGGAGTGTTGGCAACCCCCAAACCAAGGAACAGCCTGAACTTGACTACCACGAACAAGAAGGGTCTGGAAAGAGGTTACGACAAGCGGCACCAATGAATAGTATCTGCCTTTCCGTTTCAGATTCGCGGCCACAGATGATCGCTGACCTGATATTGGAGATGATCTACCGCGACCTTCATCCTCTTTCGGTGGTAGAAGATAAAGGTTTGGGACTTCTTCTTGGCTATTTGGAACCAAATTTTGACCTTCCAACATCAACACAACTAGCTGACATGTTGTGGCACAAATATACGGACGTCAAACGGCAACTCAAGTGTTGTCTTCAGTCTGCCCACTCCGTCGTCCTCTCCATCGAAACTTGGGACGATCATCCAAAGAAGTCCTGCATTGCGATCACCGCCAATGTGATTGACAGTGACTGGAGGTTATGTAGGTACTTGTTGGAAACGCAACACGTTCTCAAAAACAAGACTGACCACAACTTGCCGGAACAGTTGTGTGCGGTTCTGACGGACTTCGGATTATCCGCTAATCTTGTTACCTGCGTTGTACACGATCGATCGTCCTCATTGACTGCTCATGCCCAGTCTTTCAGAGACTCGTATGGGTGGTCCAGTTTCTGCTGCACTGCTCATGTCCTACAGCTTTGTGTGCAAGCAGGACTGGATGTCCAAGAAGTGAAGGAAGCGTTGGCTGCGGCTAGAGGGCTGGTCAGCTACTTCCAGGAAGACTACAAGGCCAGCTGCTATCTCAGTGCCAAGCTGGAAGCTATGAACAAGCCCAGACTGGTCATGGATACGGAGAGATACTGGATCAGCACATTAGAGATGTGCCAGAGTTTGCTGGACCTAAAGTGGGCAATCCTTTCGATTTTGGAAGAACAAGGTGCTAAGAACTTGTCGGAGCAGCACTGGAAGTTGCTCCAAGACTTGGTGGCCATGTTGAAGACAATATGGATTGCAACGGCATTCCTACAGGAAGAACCGAACACCTCCATTTCATCCGTGTTACCCTGTGTGCATGGCATCTTCACAGCAGTTGGCCAAACCTCTGAAGGCAGTGTTCTTAAAGCGGCTGCCTATCAAATCTGCTCTGAGATCTGTCGACATTGGGATATGCTGGATGAAGGGAAACTGATAACCAACCCTTTGGCAATTGCCTCCTTTTTGGACCCTCGTTTCAAAGAGTTGAGGTTCCTTAAACCATGTGCCAGAGGAGAGCTTCACAACATGGTGAGAAATAAGCTATCGCAGATGTGTGAGCCGGGTGCCATGCGGCACGCTTGGATGTCAAGCAGCTGTGCCATTGAAGGTGGCACGGAGATGCTTCAATTGGCTGTTCGGAAAGACAAAGAACCAGGAGTTGGAACAGAAAATTTCTATGACCTTCTACTGGGAAGAGATCCAACAGAGAGCATGCCCGAAGCTCaccagcagctggagaactacatgGTGGAGCCTGTCTGCAAACGTACCACGGACCCTCTAGTATGGTGGAACAGTAACCATCACCGCTTCCCAACATTGGCTCGATTAGCGCGGCAATATCTTACCATGCCGGCCACTGCCATAAAGCCGGAGCGAGCCTTCAGAACAGTCCCAGACCCAATGGAGAAACGCTTTGACAGTCTGGAATCCAAGTACTTGGATCAGATCCTTTTCTTACACCAGAATAAAGAATTAGTAGATTGGAGCATGAAACCGAGTGTCTGAAGGTCAAGTGCTCCTTTTTGGTTCAAGAAGTCAGACCTTGGAAAAGAAATGGGCGTCCTACAGCACAAAATACTGGACTATGGCACCAAAACTACAGCCAGACACCAGAGAGAAATGCCACTACACCTGTTCATATCAATGTCACAATATAGGGGATCCATGGAGGTCCCACTGATCACAAGAATAGGGATCTCAGGTCCGTTCCCATGCTCCACTGCCCCTTCCCCCATATAAACGGATGGACTTGGGGTTCTGAGCAACCTTTTATCTATTTAAGTTGAACAATCTCTTTAAAAAAGCAAGTTTAATGAGATTTATCAAAACTGGTACTGAGCAGAGTGGAGCAATCTGATACCATCTGATTTTGTTGCCCCCAATTTTAATATCTGCACCACAATGCCAATACTTTATGGGCACAGGTTATCATGAGTCAGTTGTAGAGATCCATACAGATCATGCACATGCACTTTTCAATGCTGGTTTgtttgttgtttggttttttttttgtagtgaaattttaaagccaaaataaaaattgcacccccccccctccctaaaATAATTTTATGGATCTGTTTTGCACGTAATTTAATGGTTTTGTAATAAAATAATTTTGCAGTTGCAGACGATGGTCCCTGTTTTTTTAACTATGTGAACGTTTTCTAGGTGTGTAAGAATGAGAGCATTTCTCTGAAATAGGCTCAATGGAAAAtacaaattcccccccccccccacactaatAAATTCCAGATTTAGCAATGGCCGACGATATTTTTTGCCATTATTGCCACCATTGGGCTCCGTTTCACAGGGTGATTTAATCACAAAGCTGCAGCTTATCAAGTTGCAAAATTGTGTACAgatttgcaaaaaagaaaaatttcCAGTGCCGATGTTTGAGGTTttcgatgttgcagattttctgcatctattACACTGTACAAAATATAAACTCACTCTTGGTGGTGGtttggtttttttgggttttttttcccctcCCATTTCTCATGAGCTGAGCTCTAAGATCTGAGACTTTTTCTATGTAGAAAAGGCCGttttctctcaaatattcacaaatttccctaactgttaggccctgtgcacatgctgcggattttgttgcggatttgctgcagaaaatatgtctaacattgctgcagtcaattccccagcaaatgttatgggtttaaaaaaaaatgctctGCGCGCcaaggctgtggagtcggtaagccaaaccttcgacttcgACTCCTCAatatcccttgcaccgactccacgactccgactcctacatatattgcttatagttaagtgaaaaatttattgtaatacatgaacatgtgtatgtgaacatcagagatttaataatttttatgatacaataatcaagatatttggatacaacataaaatatatttattaaaatacaacttttagaacacaaaactgtaataaattgtaaatatgtaatacactatgtaatatactagatcacatatatat is part of the Anomaloglossus baeobatrachus isolate aAnoBae1 chromosome 9, aAnoBae1.hap1, whole genome shotgun sequence genome and encodes:
- the LOC142251036 gene encoding E3 SUMO-protein ligase ZBED1-like, coding for MPRARDRFKSPAARGESGHIHKAAGDERPERDTAQQISKSLHRGEGLHQEHSSGSIKPSVRSRTCKMASGLNTTIRRKREKVSSLEMTSSSLSVDHCKSKLWSYYTKLGDAYVECKVCKKQLSFHNSTTTMREHLVRSHSLRSVGNPQTKEQPELDYHEQEGSGKRLRQAAPMNSICLSVSDSRPQMIADLILEMIYRDLHPLSVVEDKGLGLLLGYLEPNFDLPTSTQLADMLWHKYTDVKRQLKCCLQSAHSVVLSIETWDDHPKKSCIAITANVIDSDWRLCRYLLETQHVLKNKTDHNLPEQLCAVLTDFGLSANLVTCVVHDRSSSLTAHAQSFRDSYGWSSFCCTAHVLQLCVQAGLDVQEVKEALAAARGLVSYFQEDYKASCYLSAKLEAMNKPRLVMDTERYWISTLEMCQSLLDLKWAILSILEEQGAKNLSEQHWKLLQDLVAMLKTIWIATAFLQEEPNTSISSVLPCVHGIFTAVGQTSEGSVLKAAAYQICSEICRHWDMLDEGKLITNPLAIASFLDPRFKELRFLKPCARGELHNMVRNKLSQMCEPGAMRHAWMSSSCAIEGGTEMLQLAVRKDKEPGVGTENFYDLLLGRDPTESMPEAHQQLENYMVEPVCKRTTDPLVWWNSNHHRFPTLARLARQYLTMPATAIKPERAFRTVPDPMEKRFDSLESKYLDQILFLHQNKELVDWSMKPSV